TTTTATTACGTAACAACTTAATCTTTCGATCATCGATATGCATGAGCAACAAATTggttaaataataatgatatttttcataattcaatctaattaaattgttataaatgATAATGTATACTATGATTATTTAGATAGTTCGACTTTTCATCGAAAGTAGTTCTCATAGAGTTATATGGAATGTCAATTGTAGTATTACATTTACAATACCTTTTTAAGAGAATTGAGGCATTTTGGAAACAAATAGTTTAGGCCAAATAGTTTTCCATATGACTATGAGCAATgattaaaatttgattattgaTGTCAATATCGAGATTTGAATATTATAGATATATCGATAAATATTTCTGTAAGTCACgaatttacaaattttatttagaTGAAAATCAAAACCCTTCAATTTACGGATATATCAATATATGAACAGATATTTTCATAATCGACTAGAAGTAAGTTTTAGAAAGACACAACTGACATCTATATTTACCTGATGAACAAGGAATTTTGGATTTAAATCTAACTCAATGAACATTAAACTCACACCTCAAGATTAAAAGTATAATATTTTGAAACCTAATAATTAGAACTCTCAAACAAAACGTGTATTTTCTGGTctgattttctttattttacctTTTATTTTCGATCCCTTTCTTTTTGAGAAATGACATGAAAGCGCATTTCAaaaatcttttcaaaaaatattttgaaataaaaaagaaaattgatatatttttgAAGAGTAATAATAATTGAAGTTGATATGATATATAGgaataaaatattataagaaTAAAAGTTGAGGTTCCAAAATTTTCTTCTCATGTGACTGAAAGATCTTCAAACAATCCTAGAATCGATTCTCTTTGTCACACTTCTCTACTAAGACTAGTGTTTCTACCACGTGCATCACACGTCTACTTTTCTTTTTGATGTAACTAATTTAGTAattacttttgaaattttgaaacttttagTATAgcatatatttgaaaaaaaaatattataattattatgaaaGTGAACCCTTAGTAATCAACTCGTGATATATCTTAATTATTAGATGAGTTCATTCTAATCCATTTTAAGGAATTTTTTAGTACATATAAACGGATTTACTAATTGTTTTGAACGTCATAATAATCTAATATGTTTAATTATAATAGCAACATCATCGTCGTTTGTTAATGAGATTCATCTAATACGTTTTAAACATTATAAGATATTATATATCTACTTAGCTCCACCTTCACATTCTTTTCGACTCAACtaattattaaaatagaaaTGATATCGTTTGTAAATTTAGAAATATGAAAAGTAATCACTACTAAATAGAATGTCGGTTAACATGTAATTCTTAAGttgtttttctctttaattGTTATTCAAATTTTGTTGACATTTACGTAAAGGTTGAAATTAGGGTGACAAGCATAAttgtccaaaaaaaaaaaaaaaaatccttgtctaaatatagtataaatataaacatgtatttaaaattatgaaaaaatgaTCAACGTCTAGTATTTATGTGAACCATTTGTCACAAGATTATGTTTCTTTGCCTTCGATACGTGTTTTCTTATCGAGATGATATTTAGTTCAGTTGGTGATGTTTTTAGAATTACTGAAATCAAATGCACAcgtctttttttaaaaaatggtctTGTCAGACAAACATGTGATTCCTCACTGAGAGGTTGTGGCTACCGTCTTTACTATTGTCTTCCTATGGAGTAACCTTTAGAATCTGCATTTACTTGAAGGTGTCTAAGTTCTAGATTGAGAGACTCTTAGTTTTAGAAAGAACGTAAACAATCTTTGCTTTGATATGTgtttcaaacaaaaagaaaagagtcGTAGAAACTCATCATTAGAAGTCAATTATTTAAGTGCCTTTGTAGAtgaaatttattagataaatactTCATTTGAATCGGTTAAGTGTAGAtgaaatttattagataaatactTCATTTGAATCGGTTAAGTGAAGTTCTTTTCATTGAATACCTAAATGTAAgttgtatattatattaaacTACTTTTCAACTTTCAATTTTACCAATTTTGATAGTACAGAAAATACGTTTAGAAGTATAAACTCCAACtttcaattaattttaagtttaagcAATAAAGATATTTTTTTAGAGTGATTTTTAACCAAACAAAAGTAATTTCAATCCTTCGAAATTTTATTGTACCAACACAGCCTAAAAGTTGTTCGATTCATTAGCCATTTCTAAGCCTATCAGAACAGAACCAAGATTTTGATAATCCCAATTGtactaaaacaaaattttaagaagcaaaaagaaaatagaacaAAGATCTTCCTTTCATATTTCTTTGTAAACAACTATGTCCTGACATTTCAATTCATTCACCCGTTTTTGGAGAATATGGACATCAAGAAGGATCTGATGACCGTAAATAAAATGACCCAAAGTTATTCAAATAAGAATGAATAGAAAGTTGCAACAATTAGTAAAGAACATTACAACAAAAACATAGCTTCATCACtctattttttcttcttattaatCAGATCTAAAGGAGTGAAAGCTCTTTCAACGAGATCCGAGACATCTAGCTTGAGGTCGAAAGTAAGCCTCTGAAGAATCAAAGACAATGATATCACATCTGGCAATGCTCGATGTGCTTCACCGTCCACTTCTATACCGTAATACTCACAAAGTGCTTCTAATGATATTTTCGTAATCTTCGAATCTGATCACGATATTGCCATCAACAATATTAGATTACCTCACACCAATCCTTTTATTCACAGAGAAACTAGAGCACGATAATATGTGGAAAGGGAAAACTAACCGGATAACTTCATCAGTTGACGGGCTAACGTCATAGTATCGAGAAATAGCCAATCTTGAGGAATATCAATGGAGTAACGGCTGAATTCGTGGAGTAAAAAGGGTACGTCGAAGGTACGAGCATTATGAGCTACCAATAATACATAACCACCGGGTTTCTGACGGCTTTTGACAAATTGTAATATAATTGGAATAAGTTCCTGCATCCTATGTGAACAAGAAAAGGAACGTTTGaatatgtataaaaatataTGATTGATAAATGACGGTAACTAGCAGTGAACTGAATGGAAGATATAAGAGAAATGAGACTACTATGAACGTTTCGATACCTTGGAACACCGCAACTAGCGACCATATTGTTTGTAATGCCATGTATACTTGAATTTGTAATATAGCACTGCGGATCTATTAATGTTTGAAAGGTGCTATTTTCTCCTCCTGAAAGATCTTGAAATGCAATTTCCACTATTCTATCGAGGTTTCTACTAAAACCTGTCGTTTCAATGTCAAAGGTTATAACTGTCACCGGGTGAATGAATTCCTTGCTCTTAATAATTGTTGGTTGAATATCACAATATTGAAGCTTCTGAGTTCCACTTTTCTCAGACTTATTAACGTTAACTGTACAGCTTGCTGACATCGATTCCTGCAAGATTTCATTCGTAATATTGGTGGGTTTACTGCTAGGGTTGGTCTTTGCTTTCCCCCCCGCTTTGGTAGTCATAGATTTTCTGGTCCATCTCTTGTTCTGTCCTCCTTCAAGGTTATAGATCCTAAAACAAAGTTGATCATACCAACAACTATGACCATGATTTCTGTTCAAGGGATGAAAGTTTTCCCTCCAAAGGTTAGCTAAAATAGGGACTCCAAATTTTGGAAATCGGAAGATTGAAAAGCACATTGGAGCtgctaaaatttaaatttacaaCACAACAAGAGGAAATCTAGACAGAAAACCCAACAAAATCCAGCACCGAAAGCAATTTTCTTCAACCTGTAGATAATGGGGTGTGACAAACAATGTATAAGCCCATATCAGAGatcaagaaacaaaaaaggaaTCAACTGTAAATTCTCCACATTGATTATCAAACAGAATAACGAAAATagtaaacaaaacaaaaaagttaaaaGCTCCATATGATGGATCTCAAAAGGACAAGCACAATCACGTCAAagacaagaaagaaaaaaaaaagaatcaacgATCTCATTCAGACATTTTAACAAACACATTGTAATCAAATGGATTTGGCCTACAACACTCCCAACTCCCGCCATCTCCAATCTTTCGTCAATACCCCACAAAGAGAAACCCAAACATTCATTACTAAAAatcaaagaaacaaaaaatcaaacaacGCAAACCAATTGATCGGTGGCACTTAAAAACGTCCAAATGAAGCACTGCTGCAttagattgaaaaaaaaagggttaTACCAGAAAAAGCAATCGACCCATTTCATTCCCACGCAAATTAGAACTATTTACCTTCAGATTTGAAAAGAGTACAACACCTTCCCACTTTTCGGCAATTTAAACCAACTTCGAATGTTATTACAAAGCGAgagacagaaaaaaaaaaaaaaaaaaagacttgcCTGAAATAAAACCTGAGGGAGGAATATGGTGCATTTAAAAACGAAAGCAAAGGAATAACGTAAGTTAAGCGAGAAAAAGAAGGGGAGTAAATGGCGTGGAAGAAGATGGAGAGGTGCTCTTGGGAGACATTGTGGtcggaagagaagaaaaaaaacagcTTCTGAGATCTTTAGCTTCGTTGCTTCTTCTGTAATTATTCTTccgaaaaaattaataaaaaaataagtcAAAGCTAAACTTACggatcctttcttttcttttttatattttccttCCTAATTTATAATTAATCTAATCTTTTTCTTTAAGTTAAATtactacatatatatattttattcgATTTGATATAGTTTTAAATAATCTtccattattaaaaatattttttgctATGTTAAATATTATCCTAATTTGCGTATAAATTTGACatcttttatgtttttatacAACTTATACCATAAACTTTTACTCATATCATGTCATATTTTATGGCAGTATAGTGGCATGATTTAGATTACATAAGTTATTTTCCGCTATATGAAACCCGTTATACTATTTAGAAAATATCGTTTTCTCAAGTCTACGATGACGAACAACGATATAAAAGTATGAAAATGTTGAAAGTAGCTATGTTGGAACATCAAGTCATGTACAAGTCGGTCACTAACAAACTTTTGGTAAATATTACTTTGATGTCAATTTTACTACAAATTTGATATTTGTAATCAACTGTTAATTGTTGATTAAGTTGGGAGAGAgaggaagaaaaggaaaaactgaaagacaaatttaattctcttattaatttaaataattacacTCCATTGATCAAATAATACTTTCAatgaatatcatttaatttcaattttttttttaaatttacaaataaaaCCCAATGATAATTATGTTATTATTAAGCTATAATGAATTgatttaaaatttcaatctttgttttcttaaggaaaaaaaaaaaaattcaaactgAGACAACACTACAACTACACAAAATTAGAACCAAAGTACTTGGTAACAAAAATTAGAAGGGTTAATCTGTAATCCTTTATTTGGGATAGGTACACATGAAACAACACTACAACTAcacaaaatatcattttgaattCCCCCatgtccttcttcttcattgcCTAAATGCTAAAactaccattttttttttggaaagaaaCCCAATTACTAGTCTTCTtccaatttcattaattttgaacaaaaaacAAAGTGATGTTCTGGTTGGTAATTAGTATTATAGGTTAGAACTTTGATGAGTATAATACTGAATCCTAATTCTGtaccttcttcttcctcaggAAATCAGCGAGCCATTCGACAGCGCCATTAACGACACCGCTGCTTGCTTTTCCTCCTCCCCGACCTTCCTCTGCCATTGCCATCGGTGTTTCTTCACCACCATCACATCCTCCTCCAATCCCATCATTATTTTCATTCTCGATGACCCACACTCCCCTGAATTCTCATCCCCATCCACGCCagaggtggtggtggtggtggtgatgGTCGTCCCACTCGAGGAAGTAGTGGTGGCTGACACGATGGCAACGGTGGAGGAGTGATTGTCGTGAACTCTTTCCCTCTTCTTGTCACGTCCTCCTCTGTTCGTTCTTCTGGTGaatatttttctctttctaaaCCTAATACCGCATGCATTACACAGTGACTGCAAGAATCCCCAAATGGGAAGAGAGGTTTGTTTAATTGATGATATGAAGATTTCCTATTTCAACAAGAAATGAAAACAGAACAAAAGAATGTGAAAGTGAAACCAAATCAGAGGCTTAAGATCACACAAAGAAAATGAAAGGGAAAATCTCATCATCTAATCGAAAACAGGAGAAGCTCATTAGAAATAGAACATAAACGAAAAGAATGATCAACTTCATGAACAAAGAAGAAACACAAAATTCTAGTGAAATTAGTGCCAAAACAGAACAtgatcctaaaaaaaaaaagctcgaAATCAAACAGTAGAAACACAGTATGTTTCAAGGGAAAATTATAAACCGTAAATAGATCATGAATCAAAACTCATAAGCTCAAGACCAAACAAAAGCAAAATGGAAAACATGAAACAAGAAAACAATAGAACAGAGTGAAGAAGGAATGGAGAAGGCAAATCTTCTCAACAAAAACAACCCAGAAAATCAAAAGACAAacaggaaagaaaaaaaaaaaaaggaacgaAACGATAAAGAAAGGGAAGAACCTTGGGTCCAGTAGGGCCTCCACGCCACAAAGGAGTTTTGGTAGTCTTACAATCAACACAACATTTAGTATCCGCCAGCAAAAGTCCCTAAAACAGAGGAATTCGAACTaacaaaaatcagtaaaaaaaaaaacaaagattcGTGTGAAAAGGGATATGAAAAACTGACCTTTTGGCTTAAATCCACGAAACCCATTTCAGGATTTAGGAAGAAAATTGAACgagggagagagagaagggGAGAACATAAGATCATtactgaaaagaaaaagagaaaaaaaaaaaaaaaaacagagagcaGAACCGACTGAAAGagtgaaagagagaaagagagagagaaagagataaGAATGAAGATGATGGAGAAACCCTAGGCGGTACTGTAAAACCCTAGTAATGGAGAAATGGGGTTAAGGAATTATGGATTGACGAAAGTGCCATTGCAATTCCTCTGATTTTGCAGCGAAGGAGAAGGCTTCTGAATGACACGACACCCTATTCCACCGTTCCACTCCACGTCTTTTCTTCTTCCCTACATATTTCTATGTTACCaaagttcttttcttttccaaaaaagTCCTATTTTAAGCATTGAATTCTGTTACGTAAGTGTAAAGATTAAATATCAGAAAGACTACATGTTTGTATACGACGATCAAAATTTGATTCTTAAGGGACACATTAGTTTTGATTTTCAAACGTAATAGAATTCTAAGAAAACTACACCAACGTCAATCTTCAC
The sequence above is drawn from the Cucumis melo cultivar AY chromosome 2, USDA_Cmelo_AY_1.0, whole genome shotgun sequence genome and encodes:
- the LOC103492133 gene encoding GATA transcription factor 16-like isoform X2; this encodes MILCSPLLSLPRSIFFLNPEMGFVDLSQKGLLLADTKCCVDCKTTKTPLWRGGPTGPKSLCNACGIRFRKRKIFTRRTNRGGRDKKRERVHDNHSSTVAIVSATTTSSSGTTITTTTTTSGVDGDENSGECGSSRMKIMMGLEEDVMVVKKHRWQWQRKVGEEEKQAAVSLMALSNGSLIS
- the LOC103492133 gene encoding GATA transcription factor 16-like isoform X1, encoding MILCSPLLSLPRSIFFLNPEMGFVDLSQKGLLLADTKCCVDCKTTKTPLWRGGPTGPKEIFISSIKQTSLPIWGFLQSLCNACGIRFRKRKIFTRRTNRGGRDKKRERVHDNHSSTVAIVSATTTSSSGTTITTTTTTSGVDGDENSGECGSSRMKIMMGLEEDVMVVKKHRWQWQRKVGEEEKQAAVSLMALSNGSLIS
- the LOC103492132 gene encoding exonuclease DPD1, chloroplastic/mitochondrial gives rise to the protein MCFSIFRFPKFGVPILANLWRENFHPLNRNHGHSCWYDQLCFRIYNLEGGQNKRWTRKSMTTKAGGKAKTNPSSKPTNITNEILQESMSASCTVNVNKSEKSGTQKLQYCDIQPTIIKSKEFIHPVTVITFDIETTGFSRNLDRIVEIAFQDLSGGENSTFQTLIDPQCYITNSSIHGITNNMVASCGVPRMQELIPIILQFVKSRQKPGGYVLLVAHNARTFDVPFLLHEFSRYSIDIPQDWLFLDTMTLARQLMKLSDSKITKISLEALCEYYGIEVDGEAHRALPDVISLSLILQRLTFDLKLDVSDLVERAFTPLDLINKKKK